TCATGATTTAAAATTTAAAGCACATTGAGCACTTGTTCCTTTATTTTTTCTAGTTCATCTTTCATTTTAATTACCAATTTTTGCATTTCGGCGTGATTGGATTTTGAGCCGAGCGTATTGATTTCTCGACCAATTTCTTGACAGATGAAATTTAGTTTTTTTCCATTGCTTTCTGCACTTTCAATGTTTTTTAAAAAGTATTCGCAATGGTTTTTCAATCTAACTTTTTCTTCGGTGATATCCAATTTTTCAAGGTAGAAAATCAATTCTTGCTCAAATCGGTTTAGATCCACTTCTTTAATTTCGTTTAAGCCTTTTTGCATTCTCTCCTTGATATTGTCGATGCGTTCTTGCTCGTAATTAGGTACTTGGCTCAATAAATTCAAAATTTCATGGATTCTTAATTTAAAATCTTCGGCCAAAACTTTTCCTTCATCGGTACGGAATTTTTTAAGCTGATTGAGCGCTTCTTGCAATTCGCTTGTAAATTTATTCCAATCTTCTTCTGAGATTTCGGTTTGTTCCTGCACATATACACATCAGGCATTTTCATCGCAGATTTAAAAAGTGTATCTACCGAAAGACGCTCATCGATTGCCTTAAATTGCTCGATATATTCTTTGATTAAAGGTGCGTTTAATTGATGAATTTTGGTGATTCCGTTGTGCGTATAATTCACAAAAACATCTACTTTGCCACGATTAAGCGACTCGCCGACGATTTTTCTTACTTCTAATTCTTTGTCTTTTAAATCTAAAGGTAGTCTTATGTTTAGGTCTAAATTTTTGCTATTCAGAGATTTAATGTCAATCGTATAGCTCGCATTCTCTAAACTTACTTCGGATTTTCCAAATCCGGTCATAGATTGAATCATAATAACTAAAAAAATTAAATTCAAATGTACTAAAATGCGTTAATATGTAAGGCAAGATTCGTGGAAAAGTTTACATTTGGTAGGCTAAAAAATTAAAAATGAATAAGAAAGCATTTCTTTTTTTATGTTTAAATATCTTCTCTTTGGTGCTTAATGCGCAAGATTTAACAGGAAAATGGGTGGTGGTAAACCCAAGCAATGATACCGACTACTATGCCGAATTGAATTTAATTCATAATGGAGGAACGATGTATGGAGGCTACTCATATGATCGTGAAAATGGAGGCTATTGCAGATACTGGCTAGAGGGGGATTTTGATATTGATTCGAAAGGATTTAAGGCTAAAGATGTGGAGCTTATCGACAAATCACCCAATCATACGGCTACACATTTTGATTTAAAATATACAAAAGAGAAAGACGGCGAATATTTAGTGGGAACCATTCAAACGGTGGATATGTTTGATGTTCAGTCGCGTATCGCAAAGGTCTTTGGGCTTGAATCTACGAGTCCCAAACAGAAGATTAAATACAAAAAAGTAGATACTAAATATGCGCCATACGCTTATCAACGACCAAAATTGGACGATAAGCCCATCGTTGAGCCAGAGCAAAGACCTATGACGCCTGAAGAGATTGCCAAAACACCCGTAGAATATAAAAGCATTGTAACCGATGCTGGGGAGATAAATAAATCTGATGTCGCTAAAAAGGACAGCATTCAACCTGAAATTATTAAACATAAAAATGAACGAAATGGCAAAATAGTGGCAAATATTCAGCTAAATGGAATCAAGGAGATTAAATTGTTGATTTATGATTATGGCGAAATTGATAATGATACGGTGAGTATTTTCTTTAATAACGAATTAATTGCCAATGAAATGCGTATTGGCCGCCAGGCGAAGGAATTTACTTTAAAACTAAAAAAAGGAGAAAATCAATTGGTGTTTGTGGCTAATAATTTAGGTGATGTGCCGCCCAATACCGCCAAAATCGGAATTGTAGCAGAAAATCGTCGCTACAACTACAAAATCTTTACCGATGAAAAGAATAATGCTGTGATAAGGCTTTTGAATTAATCAAAAAATGGATTTTCATTGTAATTAAAAAATCCACAAATCATAGTGATTTGTGGATTCGTAGTAAATAATTAAAAATACAAACAATGAAAAGTCCTCAATGAATTTTATTTTTTAGCCCAATCATCAGCAAAAGCATGACGGAATCCTTTTACCTTTTTCCAAGCGCCACGCGTGAAGTCTGGAATGGCAACTGGAGCACTTCCGTTTTCGATGGATAGGGCAGAAAGTTCGGTTAAGCAAGACCATTCAGCCAAGTCGTAAACATCCATATCAAGCGGAAGCCCATTTTGTAAACAATAAACCAAGCGGTAGTCCATAATGAAATCCATACCACCGTGGCCTCCTACTTTTTTAGCTTTTTCTTCTAGTTGTTCAAGAATAGGATGTTTATATTTAGCCATTAAAGCTTTTTTTACATCTTCTGGTACAAATCCATGTGCGTCGAGTTTTTCGTGGTCTGGATTGAGGTCGCTAGAAACTTCTTCAAGCGCGTAACCTTGTACTGGGTATTTATTAGCAAATCCTTTGGTTCCAGTGAGTTGGTACATTCTTGAGTAAGGTCTTGGAGTTACTACATTATGCTGAATTTGGATTGTTTTTCCGTTTTCAGTGCGAATCATAGTCATTGTATGGTCTCCGTTTTTAAAGTCCTTTGGATCTTTTCCAAACATATCTTTCCAAGCAGCTGGTCCGTTTACAGGTTTAGTGTCCATTGAAACCAAATAAGTCATGCGGTCGCCACGGTGAATGTCTAGCAACTGGCAAGCAGGACCGATTCCGTGCGTAGGATACACATCTCCTCTGAAATCTTTGTTGTAATCTAGACGCCAATTTTTGTAATAAGCTTTCCAGAAATCTTTTAAATTATGAATATATGAACCTTCTGTGTGTAGCACTTCTCCAAACACGCCATGTTGCGCCATGTTTAAAGTAGTAAGTTCAAAGAAATCATACACGCAGTTTTCGAGCATCATACAGTGTTTGCGAGTGCGCTCAGAAGTGTCGATCAAAGCCCAAATATCTTTCATATTCATAGCGGCAGGCACTTCGATAGCGACATGTTTTCCGTGTTCCATTGCATAAAGTGCAATCGGCACATGGTGTTTCCAGTCGGTAACAATATAGATTAAATCGATATCGTCTCTTTCGCACATTTTTTTGTACGCTTCGGTAGAGCCATAGTATTCAGCTGCTTTTTTCTTTCCTGCCTTTTCGAGGATTTTTTGCCCTTTAGCTACACGGTCTTTTTCTATATCGCATAGCGCAATTATTTCTGTTCCTGGAATGTGAGTGAATCTCTCCACAGCGCCAGGTCCACGCATGCCTAGCCCTACAAAACCTACTCTTACGGTTTCTAGTTTAGGGGTAACAAGGTTGATTACATCGGTTTGTCCAGGTGCTCTTTTAGGAACTGGTAAAACAATTGGTGAAACTCCTCCTTTTTTAACGGGGGCAGTGGCAACCTTTTGCTCGGCACAACTAAAAATCAATGCGAAAATACACGCAAAAATTCCAATAATGCTAAAATTTTTCATTCTATTTTAGATTAAAAATTTAATTATTTAGCTAAAGTATGAAATTTTTGTTATTTCAAGAAAAAAATAAAAATGATTTTTATCCCTTGTATTTTAGACACTTAAACTTAGTAAATGAAATAAAAAAAGCTACTCAATTAATTTTTGAGTAGCTTGTAAAGTTCAGCTTAATGATTAAAATTTATTTGATCTTATCTACAATTGCTTTGAAAGCTTCTGGATGGTTCATCGCTAAATCAGCTAACACTTTTCTGTTAAGCTCGATGTTATTGCTTTTAAGAGCCCCCATGAATTTAGAATAAGACATTCCGTGTTGTCTAGCACCAGCATTAATTCTTTGGATCCATAGCGCGCGGAAGTTTCTTTTCTTTTGACGACGGTCTCTGTAAGCATAAACCATTGCTTTTTCAACTGCGTTTTTAGCAACAGTCCATACATTTTTACGGCGTCCGAAATATCCTTTCGCTAATTTGATAATTTTTTTGCGTCTTCTTCTAGACGCTACTGAATTGGTTGATCTTGGCATAATTTTTAAATTTTTTAAGCGTAGGCGGAAGTGTAATAAGACTTCTCTTTTTCTCTGCCCTCGCTTGGGTTAAACATTTTAATAAACCGGATTTTTATATAATTGGTGTTTTGTTGAAAAACAAAAAATTATTTTAATCCTAATTGGCGTTTTACACTGTTTACATCAGCTTGGTCTACAAGACCCATTTTGGTAAGATTTCTCTTTTGCTTAGTTTCTTTCTTAGTTAAGATGTGGCTTTTGTAAGCGTGTTTACGCTTAATTTTTCCACTTCCTGTAAGTTTGAAACGCTTTTTAGCACCTGATTTTGTTTTTTGTTTTGGCATTTCTGTGTACTTATTGGTTAAACTGAACTTTAATCCGCTTGTATTTGAACGAAAAATTCGCACAAAAGCAAACGGAGTGCAAATGTACGAATTTTATTTTAATTGTGGAAGAGGGGAGGTTTAATTAAAATTTTTCTGTGGTGTATTCTCCTTTCCTAAATTTCTCTATAATTGTCTTTCCAATACCTTCGGGTAGCTTTTTTCCTTTATTTTCTTCAAGTAGTTTATCCAATTTGTTTTTTGTGTTCAGAAATCCTTCTATGAAAGGATTTTCATCAATGAAATCTTCTTTTCTTTGAACAGCGATTGTAAGCCCTTCTAAAACAGCATTCTTGATTTCTCTTCCTGAAAAACCTTCAGATATATCGGCTAACTTCCTACATAAATTAAATTTATCCACTTGATAAAATGGCACCTTACTAGGTATTGTTATACTAATGATTTTTTCTCTATTTTCTTTATCGGGTAAGTCGAAATGTATATGTTTCAAAATTCTTGATTCAAAAGCTTTATCATAGTTTTTTGCTAAATTTGTAGCAAAGATCACCACTCCTTTAAACTCTTCTAGTAATATCAACATTTGACTTCTTAATGAATTTACGGCTTGATCTGAGCTACTTGAAACATTTTCAATTCTTTTCCCTAAAAATGAATCAGCTTCATCAAAGAATAAAACAGCATCATTTTCTTTTGCTGTGTTGAATGCTAATAATAAATTTTTAGGGGAGTCTCCTACAAATTTAGATTCAATTTCTGCATAGTTTACCACTAATATTTTTTTACTTAAGTGATGGGCAATTGCATGGGAAACCATCGTTTTTCCTGTTCCAGGAGGTCCGTAAAAATTCAAAATAAGTTTGGGGTTTTGTTCTATTTCATTAAATCCCCATTCCTCGTAAATTTTTTGTTGATTTTTGATTAGAGTAATTGCATTTTCAATTTCAATTCGAGTATTTTCTGACAGAATAACTCTTTCTAATCTATATTTTGGTTCTTGAGGAATAAATATAGTTGCGTTTTCTTCTGCTTTTTCTTTTCTGAGAATTTCTTTTTTAGTTTTCTCTATTTCATCTGAATTTTTACAGATATAGAAATTACCTTTTTTATTCTTTCCAGCAATTGCAACTCTCTCTTTTACCTTGTTTAGTAGCTCATTGTCTGTTGCTAGTTTGTCATGTAGAAAAAGATGATATTCTTTAGTTTTTACACATGTATAACCTTGGATAGGGATTGCTTTCTCATGTTCAAAAACTTCCAATTCATAAGGCACGAGAGATTCTTTAATGTTGTTTATTTCAGAATTCATTTATTCTATTATTAATAGTTTTTTTCCATTAAATGCCTCTCTAAGGTTAATGTGAGTTCTATCGGCTAAGATGACTTCGCTTATACTTTCCTCTATACTCTGAGTTTCTTCGTTGTAAAAGGTAAGTAAATAAACCTCTTTGCCTTGTGCTCCTTCTTGAGGGTAAAACTTGTCATCTTGTGTTACTTTCAAAACTGCTTTTTTGCAATTTTTAGGTGGTAAGTGATTTGTGTAATAAGATTTAATATAATCTAAATTAAACTCTTCTACATTTTTATGAGTTAAAGTATCAAGTATTGATTTGTTGCTGTTTTTGTATAAGAAATAAATAGTAACTCCTAGTATGATAATACCTATGATTAGCCATACCGATAAATTATTTTGGTTTTCCATATTTTTAAGTCTTAATGTGTGTTATACAATTTTTCTTTGTAAACAGATATTTCTGGTTCTAAGTGAATTGTATGGTAATTTTTTTGTTCATAATCCTTTTTAATTACCTTGCTAAATCCCCCACTAGAAAATGTTTTTTTTATAAAATTAATTGCTTTTTTTATTTGTCTTTTTATGAACCCAAACATATTATTGTTGTTCAATAATTAGCATAGATTTATCCTTAAATCTATCAATGAAGGCTTGATCTAAATCTTTATAAGCGATCACTTCGGTGTTTTCTTCTATTATTTCACCTTTTTCTTCATCATAAAAAGTGTTTACAATAGCCCCTTCGTAATTTTCCAACTCGGATAAATTCCAAGTTTCGTAGTTTCCAGTTTTTAGATTGTTTTCGATTCTGTAACTAATAGCTTTAATAGACTTTTGTCCCTTATATTTAGCTAAATTACTTTTAAACCATTCCCCAATATGTTTGAAGAAATTTAAAACTTTTATAAAAATCTTTTTAAGTTTTTCCCATACAGCAAGTATTAAATCTCTAATTGAATTTGCGGTTTTTTTGAAAAATGATATCATATTTTTATTTTTTATTGGTTAATCTTCTATTATTATCATGTTTTTATCGTTAAATGCGTCTCTCAAATTAATGTGAACTTTTTGAGGAATCACAACAATTGATTTTTCAGGAATGATTTCTTCTTTTACTTCATCATAGTAAGCAAGTACATATTTCTGCGTTTTTTCCTCTTGGTATTCAGTCCCAAGATTTTCTTCATCTAATTTGCAAATTACTTTTTTTAGATTTTTATTTTCAATCTTATGTTCAGAAAAATGTTTTTTAGCGAAATCTATATCTAGTAAATCTATATCAGATGTTTTTAAGGATTCTAAATTTATATCTTTTAGACTTTTATAAATGAGATATGCAAGCAATGCTGTCCCTACAATTACCACTGCTTTTTTCAAATTTGGTTTGGTATTCATCATTTTTTGAGGTTTATTAAAACTAAGCTTTTACTATTAAATAAGTCTCTTAAATTTTTAGAGAGTGCTTGGCATTCAAATGCGGCTACCTCGGTATTTTCAACATATTTTTTGTTTTCATCAAGCAATTGCAGAAAGATTAAGAGTTCATCTTTTTTATTTCTGCCAAAATTCAATATAGCTGCGTAAACAGAGTCATTCGTCTTATTCTTATCTATCATGCTTTTCAAGAAATCAAGTTCCAAAATTTCTATGCCTGAATATCCCGTACACATTTTATCCGTATTTTTTACAATCCATGCGGTTGCGGTGTCTATATGTTTTTCTACTTTATCCAAGGATTTCATAGCTTGTTCCTTTAATTCTTGAGCTTTTTCGTCAACGAGAGCACATCCTTCTTTTACTTTTTTTTGAAAATCCTCATTAGATAGCGTTTCAAGTAGGAATTTTCCAATTTCTAGTGTTTGTTTAGTCATAATATTGAAATTTATTTTTTATTTTTTTTGTCTCCATTTAGTTTTTTAACAACAACTGGCAGAATAAGCGTAGCTGCCTTAATGATAATTCCTTTGTTTTTTACAATTAAATTTAAAAGTCCCATAATTTTATAGTTTTAAAAATCGATTAATTTTTTATCTTATTATTTCAGCTCTTATAATCAGGATAATGATTAGTAATATCGTGAAGACAATAAAGCCTATAGCCCAAGCGCATCCATTGGATTTGGCTTTGGAGATTTCTTCTCGTTCTTTGAAAAGTCGTTCTTTTTGCTCCTTAAATTCTTCTTGGGTAATGGCTCCCTCATCTAACAATAGCTTTAATTCCTTTAAATCTCTAAATGAATTGAAAGCATCTCTTTCGTTCTTCTTTTTATAAATCCACCTGCCTATAGTAATTAGCCCTATAATAGTCAATATGAATGCGATAAAACCTCCCATTTTTTCACTTATTTGCACAAATTTAATTAATCCCGAGTAAATCTATTTGTACAAGTTTGTACAAGTTTTTTATTTTAATGTTAAAAGTTTTAGTTTTGTAAATCGAAATTTGTTAATGGAGAGGTGAAATGGTTTACAATCAAATACATATAGATTTGCTAAAGCAAGTGGTGGTTAAGAAATTTGGTCGGCCAATTGTTACGCACAAAGATAGCCAGGAATTAGCTAATTTTATTAGAGTTCAAAATGTTCCTGTTTCTAGCCAGACAATTAGAAGGATTTTTGGACTAATTAAATATGATAGTAAGCCCTCGCTAGAAGTGTTAAATGCTTTTGCAAATTATGTAGGATACGATCACTTTAATCACTTTTTATCTGATAATTTAGAATCACAGTTAGATTTTTTGTTTTCAGAAAAAGCTGAAACGCAAGATTACTGGGATGCTTGTGAAAAGTTAAGCTATGAGTTGTTATCTTCTCCGGAAATGGTAGCTATATGTCAAGAAAAACTCACGAAATTACCCTTAGCTCGTGATTACTTTATAGAAAATCATCCACTCCGAGATTTAATATGCACGGGATATGCCATGTATTTTCAAGAATATTTAAAATATAAATATACCTTGGAATCTCGCTTATTTGCCTATGGTTTTTTGTTCATCGGGGCATTTTTGTCTGAAAATAGACCATTTATAGATATTTACTATCAGCAAATGGAAAATACGCCTATTACCTATCCACCTAATGGTGTGTTTCACCTTCCTGCAGCTAGAAAATTCGGGGTTCCTCTATTGCATGCATGGTTGTATAGAGATGAAAAGCGTTTTAGAGAGAAATTCAACGAAATGCTAAAAGTGCGCCCAATGTATGAATATAGTTCTAAATATCACGCTTTTAGCTTTGATCAAGAAATCGTAGAACATTTAGCCCTTACGGATCGTTTTGAAGAAATGCGCTATATTGTAGATACAACTTTGGCTCAGGTGAATCCTGATACTACAGCCTCTAGTAGGCAAACGAGCCAACACGAGACTTGGAAGATTTTAAAAGCCTATGTTTATTTAAATACGGGAGAGAAAACACTAGCCGAAAATTATTTTAAGGCAGTAAATTTATCACTCATCAATCCAGGGTGGCAGAAATATTATACCATATTGTATCATTTTGTGGGATATTATTTTTGTTCGTCTCGTCAGAAAAAAGAGACGATTAAAAAGATCGAAGAGCTCATCAATGAAACTCATTTTACATTTTATTATCAATTATTAGAAACCCTAAAATGAAAAAAACCTTAAAAATCATATTTTTAAGGTTTTTTTGTTTTTGAAAATTGCTATTATTTAGTTTTGGTTGGCGCCATCATCATGATCATACGCTTACCTTCTAATTTTGGCAATTGTTCTACTTTTCCAAATTCCTCTAAATCCTGAGCAAGTTTTAAAAGCAAAATTTCGCCTTGGTCTTTAAATACAATTGAACGACCTTTGAAGAATACATAAGCCTTCAATTTAGCACCATCTTTCAAGAAACTTTCTGCATGGCGTTTCTTGAATTCGTAATCGTGCTCATCGGTATTAGGGCCGAAACGAATTTCCTTTATCACTACTTTAGACTGTTTAGCCTTCATTTCCTTTTTACGCTTTTTCTCGTCGTAGAGGAACTTCTTGTAGTCTAAAATTTTAGCGACAGGTGGCTTTGCGTTTTCTGTGATAAGTACCAAATCTAGGCCTCTTTCTTCTGCCCAACTTAAGGCTTGGCTAGTTTTGTAAACACCTATTTCTATGTCTTCTACATCACCAACTACACGCACCTCAGGCACATGGATATTCTCGTTGATCTTGTGTTGGTCCTCGTTTCTGTTAGAGGGGCGAAACCCTCCGAATCTTTTTTTTGCGATAATATTTAAAGTTTTGGTTATACTTGGTTTAAATCTTGTGATGGCAAATATCGTAATATTTAAGAAATTTTACAATATTAAATCACTGATTTTAAACATTTAATTCTTTTTCTAAAAGTGCTTTGAAATATCTAATGCTGAAACTTCCTAAATCTCCCTCGCCATGTTTACGAACAGACACGGTTCCATTTCCTTCCTCTTGCTCGCCTACAATTAGCATATAAGGCACTTTATTGATTTCTGCATCGCGGATTTTTTTACCCGTTTTTTCGGCGCGAGCATCTACACTTCCAGCAATGTTGGCATCTTGTAATTCATTTAAAACTTTGTAGCTATAGTCCAAATACTTGTCACTAATTGGCAAGATTTTGAACTGCTCTGGAGCCAACCATAGTGGCAAGTTTCCGCCAGTGTGCTCGAGTAAAATCGCTACAAAACGCTCCATAGAGCCAAATGGCGCACGGTGAATCATCACTGGGCGATGTTTCTCGTTGTCGCTACCAATATAGCTTAAATCAAAACGCTCAGGCAAGTTGTAATCTACCTGAATGGTTCCTAGCTGCCAGCTGCGTCCAAGTGCATCTTTTACCATGAAATCCAATTTTGGGCCATAGAAAGCCGCTTCGTTGTATTCAATTTTATAATTTAAGCCTTTTTCTTTAGTTGCAGTAATAATGGCGTTTTCTGCTTTAGTCCAGTTTTCCTCTGTACCGATGTATTTTGAGTGGTCTTCTTGGTCTCTGAGCGATACTTGTGCAGTAAAGTTTTCAAATCCAAGCGAACCGAATACATGCAATACCAAATCAATTACTTTTTTAAATTCATCAAGCAATTGGTCTGGTGTACAGAAAATGTGCGCATCATCTTGCGTAAATCCGCGCACGCGAGTAAGCCCATGAAGCTCACCACTTTGCTCGTATCGGTAAACGGTTCCAAATTCCGCAAAGCGTTTTGGCAAATCACGATACGACCATTGTGCTGAATTATAAATTTCGCAGTGGTGTGGGCAGTTCATAGGTTTTAGCAAGAACTCTTCTCCTTCGTTTGGTGTTTTGATGGGTTGAAAACTGTCTGCGCCATATTTTTCATAGTGTCCAGAAGTTACATACAAATCTTTGTGCCCAATGTGTGGCGTTACTACCATTTCGTAGCCCGCTTTTTGCTGAGCTTTTTGTAAGAACGCCTCAAGTTTGCGTCTCAAAGCAGCTCCTTTTGGCAACCACAATGGCAAGCCTGCACCTACTTTTTCTGAAAAAGTGAAAATTCCTAATTCTTTACCTAATTTTCTGTGATCGCGGCGTTTAGCTTCTTCTAAATTTTCTAAATATTCTTTTAGCTCTTTTTGTTTAGGGAATGAAATTCCATAAACACGAGTAAGTTGTGGATTTTTTTCGTCTCCTCGCCAATAGGCACCAGCAGCGTTCAAGATTTTTACAGCTTTTACAAGACCAGTGTGCGGAATATGCCCACCACGACAAAGATCTGTAAAGTTTTCGTGCGTGCAGAAAGTGATAGAGCCGTCTTCTAAATTCTCGATTAATTCGGTTTTAAAAGGATTATCAGCATAAACTTTCAACGCTTCTTCTTTGCTCACGGGATAGAGTTTAAACTCGCTTTTAAGTTTAGCATGTTCCAGCATTTTCTT
This Ornithobacterium rhinotracheale DNA region includes the following protein-coding sequences:
- a CDS encoding ATP-binding protein codes for the protein MNSEINNIKESLVPYELEVFEHEKAIPIQGYTCVKTKEYHLFLHDKLATDNELLNKVKERVAIAGKNKKGNFYICKNSDEIEKTKKEILRKEKAEENATIFIPQEPKYRLERVILSENTRIEIENAITLIKNQQKIYEEWGFNEIEQNPKLILNFYGPPGTGKTMVSHAIAHHLSKKILVVNYAEIESKFVGDSPKNLLLAFNTAKENDAVLFFDEADSFLGKRIENVSSSSDQAVNSLRSQMLILLEEFKGVVIFATNLAKNYDKAFESRILKHIHFDLPDKENREKIISITIPSKVPFYQVDKFNLCRKLADISEGFSGREIKNAVLEGLTIAVQRKEDFIDENPFIEGFLNTKNKLDKLLEENKGKKLPEGIGKTIIEKFRKGEYTTEKF
- the thrS gene encoding threonine--tRNA ligase, whose translation is MVNIKLPDGSVRSYEQQVTPLEIAQSISEGLARNVISALVDGKQVEITTPITQDAEVQLLTWNDELGKKAFWHSSAHLLAQAILDFYPNAKLTIGPAIENGFYYDIDFGDEAISEKDFEKIEKKMLEHAKLKSEFKLYPVSKEEALKVYADNPFKTELIENLEDGSITFCTHENFTDLCRGGHIPHTGLVKAVKILNAAGAYWRGDEKNPQLTRVYGISFPKQKELKEYLENLEEAKRRDHRKLGKELGIFTFSEKVGAGLPLWLPKGAALRRKLEAFLQKAQQKAGYEMVVTPHIGHKDLYVTSGHYEKYGADSFQPIKTPNEGEEFLLKPMNCPHHCEIYNSAQWSYRDLPKRFAEFGTVYRYEQSGELHGLTRVRGFTQDDAHIFCTPDQLLDEFKKVIDLVLHVFGSLGFENFTAQVSLRDQEDHSKYIGTEENWTKAENAIITATKEKGLNYKIEYNEAAFYGPKLDFMVKDALGRSWQLGTIQVDYNLPERFDLSYIGSDNEKHRPVMIHRAPFGSMERFVAILLEHTGGNLPLWLAPEQFKILPISDKYLDYSYKVLNELQDANIAGSVDARAEKTGKKIRDAEINKVPYMLIVGEQEEGNGTVSVRKHGEGDLGSFSIRYFKALLEKELNV
- the rpmI gene encoding 50S ribosomal protein L35, with protein sequence MPKQKTKSGAKKRFKLTGSGKIKRKHAYKSHILTKKETKQKRNLTKMGLVDQADVNSVKRQLGLK
- a CDS encoding Gfo/Idh/MocA family protein, with the protein product MKNFSIIGIFACIFALIFSCAEQKVATAPVKKGGVSPIVLPVPKRAPGQTDVINLVTPKLETVRVGFVGLGMRGPGAVERFTHIPGTEIIALCDIEKDRVAKGQKILEKAGKKKAAEYYGSTEAYKKMCERDDIDLIYIVTDWKHHVPIALYAMEHGKHVAIEVPAAMNMKDIWALIDTSERTRKHCMMLENCVYDFFELTTLNMAQHGVFGEVLHTEGSYIHNLKDFWKAYYKNWRLDYNKDFRGDVYPTHGIGPACQLLDIHRGDRMTYLVSMDTKPVNGPAAWKDMFGKDPKDFKNGDHTMTMIRTENGKTIQIQHNVVTPRPYSRMYQLTGTKGFANKYPVQGYALEEVSSDLNPDHEKLDAHGFVPEDVKKALMAKYKHPILEQLEEKAKKVGGHGGMDFIMDYRLVYCLQNGLPLDMDVYDLAEWSCLTELSALSIENGSAPVAIPDFTRGAWKKVKGFRHAFADDWAKK
- a CDS encoding SHOCT domain-containing protein, which encodes MGGFIAFILTIIGLITIGRWIYKKKNERDAFNSFRDLKELKLLLDEGAITQEEFKEQKERLFKEREEISKAKSNGCAWAIGFIVFTILLIIILIIRAEIIR
- the rplT gene encoding 50S ribosomal protein L20 — protein: MPRSTNSVASRRRRKKIIKLAKGYFGRRKNVWTVAKNAVEKAMVYAYRDRRQKKRNFRALWIQRINAGARQHGMSYSKFMGALKSNNIELNRKVLADLAMNHPEAFKAIVDKIK
- the infC gene encoding translation initiation factor IF-3, translating into MAKKRFGGFRPSNRNEDQHKINENIHVPEVRVVGDVEDIEIGVYKTSQALSWAEERGLDLVLITENAKPPVAKILDYKKFLYDEKKRKKEMKAKQSKVVIKEIRFGPNTDEHDYEFKKRHAESFLKDGAKLKAYVFFKGRSIVFKDQGEILLLKLAQDLEEFGKVEQLPKLEGKRMIMMMAPTKTK